Proteins encoded together in one Streptomyces sp. B1I3 window:
- a CDS encoding mycoredoxin yields MPGTVTMYSTTWCGYCRRLKGQMDREGIAYTEVNIEQDPESAAFVEKANGGNQTVPTVLFPDGSTLTNPSLAQVKQKIGA; encoded by the coding sequence ATGCCGGGCACTGTGACGATGTACAGCACCACGTGGTGCGGCTACTGCCGCCGGCTCAAGGGTCAGATGGACCGCGAAGGCATCGCGTACACCGAGGTCAACATCGAGCAGGACCCGGAGTCGGCAGCCTTCGTCGAGAAGGCGAATGGCGGAAACCAGACGGTTCCGACTGTGCTCTTTCCCGACGGCTCGACGCTGACCAACCCCTCGCTGGCCCAGGTCAAGCAGAAGATCGGCGCCTGA